Proteins from a genomic interval of Pseudomonas silesiensis:
- a CDS encoding arginine N-succinyltransferase, producing the protein MLVLRPVELTDLPQLQRLARESMVGVTSLPDDTERLRRRILDSGASFAKDVQGNGPENYFFVLEDPLTRRLAGCSEILATAGFSEPFHSLRNRHFTSASRELNIEHGVPALSLCHDLSGHTLLRGFHIDAALVRTPASELLSRARLLFIAAHSRRFGDAVITEIVGYSDDEGGSPFWDALGKHFFDLPYAEAERLCGLDSRTFLADLMPQYPIYVPMLPQAAQDCIGRVHPDGQDAFDILEREGFETNSYVDLFDGGPTLFARTSNIRSIAQSEVGVAQSGLPIDARGSYLVSNDSLENYRAIVADLDYRPGQPVALDAQMCAALQVTQGNTIRLIDL; encoded by the coding sequence ATGCTGGTCTTACGCCCGGTCGAGTTAACCGACCTGCCCCAGTTACAGCGACTTGCCCGCGAAAGCATGGTGGGCGTCACGTCCTTGCCGGACGACACCGAGCGTTTGCGCCGCAGGATTCTCGATTCTGGCGCCTCATTCGCAAAAGACGTGCAGGGCAATGGGCCGGAGAATTACTTCTTCGTGCTGGAGGATCCTTTGACCCGACGTTTGGCGGGCTGCTCGGAAATCCTCGCCACCGCAGGCTTCAGCGAACCGTTCCACAGCCTGCGCAACCGGCACTTCACCAGCGCCTCGCGGGAGTTGAACATCGAACATGGCGTACCCGCGCTGTCGTTATGCCACGACCTCAGTGGCCATACCTTGCTGCGGGGTTTTCATATCGATGCAGCGCTGGTGCGCACACCGGCATCGGAGTTGCTGTCACGGGCGCGGCTGTTGTTCATTGCCGCCCATTCGCGGCGCTTTGGCGACGCGGTGATTACCGAGATCGTCGGCTACAGCGACGATGAAGGCGGGTCGCCATTCTGGGATGCGCTGGGCAAGCATTTCTTCGACTTGCCCTACGCCGAGGCCGAGCGACTCTGCGGCCTGGATAGCCGGACCTTCCTCGCCGATCTGATGCCGCAATACCCGATCTATGTGCCGATGCTGCCGCAGGCCGCGCAGGATTGCATCGGCCGCGTCCACCCCGATGGCCAGGACGCCTTCGATATCCTCGAGCGCGAAGGATTCGAGACCAACAGCTACGTCGACCTGTTCGACGGCGGCCCGACGCTGTTCGCGCGCACCTCGAACATTCGCTCGATTGCGCAGAGCGAGGTCGGTGTCGCGCAATCGGGCTTGCCCATCGACGCCCGTGGCAGCTATCTGGTGAGCAACGATTCACTCGAAAACTATCGTGCAATCGTCGCCGACCTGGACTATCGCCCGGGACAACCGGTGGCCTTGGATGCCCAAATGTGCGCGGCGCTGCAGGTGACGCAAGGCAACACGATCCGGCTGATCGACCTTTGA